The nucleotide window AGAAGAAGGCACTGAACTTTAACCTCAGGTCTTGTGTAATGATCACAAGTCagtgatttattaatttattcaatcataGGATTGTATTCAACAAATAAGAGATCAAATAATGTATTACTTCCTCAAAGGGCCTCTtgaaaataagtggaaaaattGGCATGAAGAAAGAGAGTTTCTAATTAACTGAGTAAATCTTAACATTAAACCCATACTGGAATTCTAACAAACACTTTTACTTTGAAGACTAGTTTTCGAGAAAGGAGCTACATCTTGTTCATTTTCTTGGAAGACAATTCTAGACTTAATGTTACCaatgaaaattacatatttttgttattaattttacaGATCCCATGCTCAATAGGCCATAATTTCTTGCAGGCGTTCTCACACATGTGGCCTATGGTCTGAAAATTAAATCAGAagcataagttttttttttatagaaacaaagttttatttgtcttttgctcCTTTCTAAGACAATACAACAATTGTTATGAAAAACTATCTCATAAgcactataatatatatatatatatatgtatacatgtatatatatatatatatatatatatatatatatatatatatatatagtcacaggatctggagtacagcatagagtcATAGattttttattgtcttaaaacaacattaaatgtaactcattattaaaatattaaaagaatataattttaacagttttaaacCAAAGATTATAAGATCCCTATagcacaaataaagaaaataaaccccAGGCAGGCTTCATTTTGAGTAGGAAAGGCAGCTTTGTGTGGAGAAGGCAGGCATAGGATTCCTGGCCAGCAGCTTTTTTAGGTGCTGTTCTTCGTGCTCCAGCGGGACCCTGTGTGACTGTTCTCCACAACTGTTAATTGTCTCAGAAGTTCTGTAAACacatactttcctttttcttccccctgcCACAAACTGTATGTCTTTCACAGTGAGTTACATTTGTGTACGctgaaactgaaaaacacaccGCATCCCTTAGCAACTGATGATTATAAACAGCATGAAATGTACAGAACACACACTCTGTTTTTGTATTGGTTAAAAAATCTGCTTCTCCTGTAGAATTCCCCAATCCTCTGTAATGGCATCATTCTTTAAGTCATCTAAGTAACGGAATCCTGGACGCCCCATCCTAAACGccttcctctccctcactcctcGTATTCTGATGATCATGAATTCCTGGAAATTCTGCCTTCTACCGTATTTCATTAGTGCCACTCTTTTATCCACCCCTTCTGTACAGACCTCCATTTAAGAACTTACTGTCTCTGTCTGGGTATATTGCAATTATCTTCTTAGGTATTGCTCCAGCCTTCCAACTTGCTTTTACCCTTTGTCCACCACCATCAAATCCATCTCTTGGATAATTTATAGatagatctttttaaaatgccaaccAGATCATGTTAAGGTCTTGTTTAAAGTATTTTCAGGGGCTCTCCAACTCCCTGAAGGACAAAGTCCAAATTTAGTTTCATGTCATACAATGAATGATCTTATTAATCTATCTGGCCCGTGTCCCCACTCAATCTGgtatttccttctcattctctatTCCAGGACTTTAGTACTTCCAACACATTTCATCCCATCATTTTATACCTCCAAGATACTCATTATGCTACCTGTTTTCCCATTCTATCTGAAAGACTCCTACTTATACTTTAACACCCAGTTCaaatagtttctctctttctggatCAACCTCACAcctttctgatttttctcctctaaactgaactttttttttcttttcagtgataTCAATAAGCCTAGAATCCATTGATGAAAATTGACTTCCCTGAGACTGTGAGTAGGGACTAGGTCATTTTTATCTTGCTATATCTTGTCTAGCACTGGGCCTGGTATATAGGAGGTACTctataaatgttggttgaatgagtAAAAGGAAATCCAAGCTTATACCAGAATATATTTGTTCTATTtaagacttttgttttcttctgcttataAAAATATTACCTCAAGCATTGTACAAAATTCAGAAAGGATACAAAGAATGAATGGTTTTGTTTTCAACAGCCTGTCACTACAAATCGAATGAAGATGTTTTATACTTTACTTCTAAGGCCCTTGTAAGTTTGCTTTCTCTTATCACTGGGAATTCCTTAAAGGAATTCCCACTTCAGGCTGGAACCCTGTTCCCAAGCTGCAGCCTCTATGATAGCTTGGTACCAGGAAGGTTGAAACTTGAGCTCTCCCTTTCAGTACTGGAGAGGCTCTCTGCCAGGTTTCAATGCAGGTATTTGACTGCTGCATATTAGAGCTGGTTGATCATGGTAAATGTGTGATGCTTAGTTAAGTAGTCCCATAGTCAGTCCCCTTGCTGCATCTGGTTTGCAGTTCTAGAGCCCTAGATTCATTTTTGTCTTAGAGTGAATTATTTCTCAAGGTCACTGTAGTCTACTATTTCCAGTTGTGCTAATTTCAACTCCTTTCTTCACTATCTGCAGACATGACTTTGTATGTCTGAACCCCAATAGTGCACAGAACTCTAATTTATATTCCAGAAGGCTTCTTGGCCCATAtgtaataatgaataattattctttataacaaaaagaaaaaaagaaaactggactcCACTCAATGAATATACTAATTGTTTTTCCTAATTTGTACCATTAGCATTAACTCTACTGTTTTTAGTCATAATAGATGATTTACCCGTATAAAAGGTTTCTAGTTTTGCTAATTATGAAAAACCTCTGATGTAGGGTTAGAAGAGTCCTGATAGTAGATGTATAGTTTGTTCTTTGGGGAACTGGTTTGTGGTCTGCTTTTgacaatatattaaatttaactGAGTTGTATGTACATAATTCAGGTGAAGATGAGTAAATTGACTTTTGCTCTTGGAAAGCCTGAGTTTTATTTTGCATGGATGTGTATCTGATATTATTCTGTTGCTTTACTTGTGTAGACACAATCTGTGTTTTTTGAGATAGGTGTTCCTTGAGTAACACCCagttacagaaaaatgaaagttctttAACAACAATCATAAACACCAGACATACTCGTGTGGTggattcatatatttttttcatggctCATGATATCTGTTAATGAGGAGCAAGTACTGGTATTTCAGGGCcgtttattatttataatgctATGTTGTCTGACAAATCAGATGTGATTATTCAGCTTTACTGAACAGAGAGAATGTGCTaaagattattttgtttcttgctttgaATAAAATCTGCAAGGAAATACACATATTTCAAACTCATCATTCAGAAACAAAGACATACATTAAGATGCTCAGTGATCATTTTATTAAACAAGTacaaatttgaaatgtttatcataaaattatatcaaaactGAACAAAAGCATTGTAAACAGTAATTCTACAACTGGGAAGATAtctcagttttattaattttggtgACATCTTCCCAACCATGTCTAATCTTCAGTATCTTCTTCCTCAAGCATGGCAGGAATAGTATGGCTTTACTTATCAGGACAACAGTTGGAAGGAAAACAGCTATCATAAAAGTTGGAGGTGTATACCATACAAATTGTTTTATGTCTACCCACTTATTCCAGGCAAAAATCAATGCATGTATTGTGCCCAGTAGAAGGGTAACAATTCCTAGCTTgctctgcaaaagaaaaaaacaaatattttggtgAAGATTGGTTCAATATGAGTTTATTCCCTCCTACCTCATTTGGATCTGTTCTGTTCCTTGGaaattttttcattcatctctaaTTGCTTTCCTATTACATTTTTCAACTATGTCCACTCatgtctttccattctttttatatatgtcCCGCTTGCCCCTACTTTTGGTTAATGCCTTTGTCTCCAGGCTATTTAAGTTGAGAAAATTCACAACCATTCTCCTTTCAGTCTCGGCTAATCAGTAGCTTTCTCCAGACTGTTCATTTCtctatgacatttattttatggtGCTTTGTCTCTTGTGCATTTGCCTTAATTCTGCCTATCAAGAGACATCTAAAAATAAGGGACTCAGTCTCATTTATCATAGGATCCCTACAGAATGAACACAATGATTTGCGCAttttaggtgctcaataaatatttgcaggtTGACTGAAAATTAGTGTAAAAATCAATTCAACTTCAGTGATCTTTATTAATTGTGATGGCAATTAAAGTGATTGACTCTGATTTTAGTGTACGAATATTAAAGTGAATGAGCTTGGcctatgttaaaaaacaaaccttctgataaagtagaaaaataccaacaattattttaatgtttgaacTAAACACAGAGAtatgaagatgtgaagaaaaatttCAGCTTGCATTGGGATATGTGGCATTATCCAGCTAAAGATGCTTAAAAACAATTGTTCATCTGAGTAATTTCATGGCATCCTGACAATAGCTCTTCTGGATAACTTCTGACTTCTATTCACTTTACTGGAAATGGTCATTAGCCTGCCAGAACAATTCCAACTCACAAAAACTCAGCAGTAAGTACTCTTAAGCCCCAATGAACATAATCAAATagttaaattaatgttttcagatataaATCTCCAAGGTACATTAATTCTTGGATGGTAAATGAAAAATGTCTAGGttattaactgaaaaatacatgTGACTGGTTGAAGAGTAATTTTACCAAATATGTACTGTATACTTATTATGGGCTAGGTGTTATGCACATAGTGGAAAGGGCTCAGTTGCCAAGACGCAGTGCTTGAATTCCTACTTAAATCTGGAAAGTGGTGTTCAGGATATGTGTAACAGGCAGAGCAATATAAGAAGAAAGTTATTTAATGAGGAACAGAAAACTCCAATGGCTATCAGGCTTAACttaaaaaatcagcaaatacTGCACTTGGCAAATACGGCACCGTCTCTAAGCCACAATAGAATAATTCAGATGGAGACATACTTTTCAGCCTAATCAGATACCCGGATCAAGTGTCTGTAGGAGTATATGTATGAACATGTACAAAGGATAGTGGGAAATGTCTGATTTTGTGAGAATTTCTATAGCTTTAGTTTTTATTCTGATAAAGGCGAAAgctatgtaatttaaaaaatcttggcAGTGTTTATGACTTAATCAAATTTAGTGCCTTGAATCTTGTCCAACATAGATACCCTTAGGAATTCTGGTACATAGCTCTTTAGGATGTAATCTACCACTAACAGATTAACCTCAGTAAATCTGACTAGTTTTGAATTCCAAGAATATTGAGAAACTTCAAGTGAGTAAGCTACACAAAATGTAACTTGAAAAAAGGAGCCTTTAAAATTAGGTATTAGAATGCCTTTGGAGGATAAAATACCATATTTCAAgaagagatgatttttttctatggaTAGTAAAAAGCTGTGTAATTTAAGACATGAATAAAATAGGggcaaacatatttttattttttgggcaCTAACAAACCATGAATAttgaatttctaaaatatcacATTTATGGTTATTAGATGGACAGCAAATTGTCTAACAAGTCTCAAatgttagaaataatatttttgagcaATGCCGTTTATTTATATctagaaaacacttttatttagTAGCAATAGGAAAACTGATGGGAGAGCACATTATTAATTGGAACAAGTATACAGTCTTTGCTATTGGAAAACCATTTGTCAATTTTTATAGGTATAGTCAATATATTTGATGATATTATAAGCACAAAAAGATTTACCTGAGGGAACAGAGTTATTTTATATGTCATTTACCTGAATATAATTAAATTCTCTCCATGTCAAAGAGTCGCTCACAGATGGAATAGATGTCACAGCCAACAGAGCCAGTATTGCAAGTGCGACAATTCCCAGAGACACGTAAATTTCCATTCTCCAAACATCATGCTCAATCCAGGCATCTTCTCTATTCTGTTGGACCTACCAGTGggtgaaaagaggaaagaaaacaacatgaaGAACAACTTGTTTCCTGCATATGAACCTCCTTCTGCATTCACTCTGGCTACTATGAAGGGCCTGGTAACTAAGGGCCTCCACCAAAGTATGACTTTGTTTCTGCACTCCTCTAGAGAAATAACATGGGAGCTATTAATTGTTTTCCTTGAATGTAACATTGAtataatctgttttatttatataatacttaTTTGATGGTTAGAATTGTAATGTGCATGCACATATGGTAAATatgcagaaaataagaaaaattaacgTTAAAAAGTAATCTTGTGAGGGTGGTCAAAAATTGATACATGGCTCTATCATCCATGAACAAAATACTTAAGTTATTAAAGCTGTAGTTTACTGTTTTCACCTTAAATTCCTCAATGTAAAACCACACAACGAAGCCCCAATGAagagtaataataaaattttttttaaaatgaagattactTTCTCAACACAGGGTTTCCACAGGGGTTTGGGATATTgatattaaaatgacaaagagtTAATGTGACAGGTGATTTTTTGAGTTTAGTGATATTGTCAGTCCTACCTGTTGATATGCCCAGTTTAGCAACTTGTATCTGTAGGATCTCCTCATTGGATAGGATAAACTATAAATTGCATGCAGTACagcaaaaaagaaactgagaagccCAAATTGCTTCCTTGTTAACATCCACCTATCCAACCAATGTGGAAATTTCTTATACTTGGTTCCATTTCGAAGCTGTATAATCGCTGCTATCACACCTGGCAAATAAACCAGTGCCAAAAGAGTGATGGAAACCATTGGCAAGACTTTGTTGATGACCAAGATTGGAATTCTATAAAAATACTGTTGATGGGAAGTTACAAAAGGGTGAATTACTTCCCTCAGAAAAGTGTAAAGAAAAGTCAGAGATGATACGACAGCGGCAATTTTAATTGGCAAGCGCCACTTTGGAAAGAGTTCCTGTTGGTGCTGAAGCTCTTGGGGGCAATCGAATTGATCAGAATAGGTTGCTTGGTGCGAATGTAAAAGCCCAGGTCTTTTCAACATGCTGGTCTCTCCTGAGTCCTTAttctacaaaggaaagaaaataaacaccttaaaatgaaaacaatgagattTCCTTAATTAAGTACTTGTTGCTCATTGTGCTTATCAGTAAAAAAGGACAGTCAGAACCTTGCTTTTGGGTACGGGTTAGCTGAAGAGATGGCATGTCTATGTAGCACTAATGAAAGGTGCACTGAGTTACGCTGTGGTTGTCcattcatttctgtcatttatttttatttaagacaaaagaaacacAGTCTTCAGCTCCTCCACTAAAGCTCAGGCCATTATCCTTCTCTCTTGAAGGcataaaaggaggaaataatgcAACTGggaaactaaaactgaaaaacttaaaaaattccAGTAGTCTggtaaaaatagtaaaacatgtaaattttaacaattgtgtttgtttttcaatatttttattggctaCTTGGTAACACTCTGCAAAGAAGTAAAGAGTGAACTCTTCATTAAGTGCAAAGGATCAGGAATAATATAGTTGTTACTATtagataaaaatatgtaatttctgtCATGTCGTCTTGTACtttgattttatgtttctaaaatatctCATTTGTGTAAGTACTGATGGCCAGTCCAATAGAAGTACAAAGGCTATATAAGTAGCTAAATCCTATAGGGATGATCTATTTCCTGAGAAAGTTATACTTCTTTACCCACTTGCAATTCTAGGTAGTCGTCAACAATTGAAAAGAAGGTTGGATggaatattttgtcatttctccAGCTGAATGACATAtgagcaaaattaaaaaacaaaaaacaaaaaaacccaaaataagaaattatatcaTAATGTTTCATATTGTGTTACTTCacgaataaatttaatttctcatcgaatatgtatttcttatagcTCTATATGTAGAATCATAACATTTTAATGCTGGACATGTTGGTGATTGTCCTGTTCATGTCCTCATTTTATGCAGAGTAACCTTACTTCACATAGTTCTCTATAATTTTTGGtgtttaaaaatgatcttttatcATTTGACTTTTACTTTTAGTAATAGATCACTGTTACATCCAATGCTTTTCCCAATTATTCCATTTGGAAGGGAGTAGAGCGTGATACAGTGTCAGTCATCTCTTCGTATTAAAACAATCTACAATCAACTGAGGTCAATTTTCTGGTTAAGGGTAAACAATCATGTAACAGCAAGTAAAACagttcacttaaaaaataaaaattattttatttcatgcatACCTATTTTATAGAGTATGTACCTGTAATTCCTTAATTATTGTTCTtattaagaaacaataaataatttctgttaCATTTGCAGTTGAGATCATTTAGAAAGGTGAAAATAGTTTGAAACCAAAAATTTCCATCACTTTTTCAGTTAAATAATGTAGTGAGACACTTTTAATCTTGAGGTGGGGCAAAAATGGGACCAGTGATTATTATTCCAAAATTGAATTTGTTCACTTAAGCAGTGAATCATCAATTAACTTGATGATCTCTTGGTTAGCTGTCATGgtgcctattaaaaaaaaatggatgcttATAAAACTGCTGTTACATAGGAATTGATGATTCTTAAAACAGACCCATAGAAAGTTAGATAGAATGGGAAGGGCTTTGGAGATGATCAGGTCCAACTCTCTCACTTTATAGACAAATCAAGAACCAGGATTTCCAAGGACTTAGTTCAAGGCTATTCAGCTAAGTCTGTGACATTCAGTCAAGGTACAATGTCTCTCCTTATGACTTTGCCTTTCACCCATCACAGTATCAGTGACAGGAATCAGAGTGACAATTTCAACAGGTCAGGGCAAAAATCACTTTTACAACACTAGGAGATATAGAACagcatttaaattatgtttataggttttaattaattattattttaccaAACAATCATCTTCTTCTAGATTTCTGCTAGGCTTCATTTTCCAAAGTTCTTCTTGGTTTGTGATGTTTAGTCTACTTTCCATTAACTCTATAAAAAGTATGGCTTCAGCCacctatgaaaataaaaatgattatcttCACGTCTATGCTATTTATGATATAAACAAGGTTTGACAGGGCAAGATGAAAAATTTACTCATATAAGGACTAGACTGGCAGATAAAGtacaattaaaatacaaatagtgACTTACTTACACATTTAACCTCACTTTATAATCTGCAGGAATCTCAAAGGAGGGCCCTTGTGTCAATAATAACAGCTTTTCTTTGTCCAACTATTGGTACAATGTATGACCTAGGTGTCTATATGGAACTCAAAGGGCTGGACGTTGCCTTTTATTTTAGAGGAAGTTAGCTCCAGGTGCTCATTTAGAGGAAAGCCAACTCCCCTCAAAGGTAAATATAATTAGGAATGTATTTTTCTAAGAGTAATAATGTTATCAGTGGAAGTTGCAAGTTAGTGGATACAAGATTATAACTCAGGAAGTTGTGCTTAATAGACTTTTGAGGTTGAcattagaatttgaaataataattaatgattTTATGGGCAAATATATTCTGAGTTTTAGACAATGCACAGAATAGACACTCTAGGTAAGATGAACCATGATAGGGCACAAATGAAAGGTGGTATTTTTAGAGTGTCATTTTCCTCTCAGAGTAACAGGCTGGTTTTTATTGGTAAGACATGAATTGTTATTATATTTCCAGTGGGGTTATGGAGTTGTGTTCAATCACTGACATGCCCATTTTCCAGGTTAACTCTGTGGAAATCAATTTTGTCAAACTTCCTACCCAGTAAAGGAATGTTTTCCTTAACACCCTTCACAGATCCTTATTCAGGcttgtataacatttttttagGGAAGGGAAACATataatatcacaatattattcattgtttttattagttcTACATTTATTTCCAGAGGACTATTATCACCAATTTGATGAAATTCAATGAGAAAAGCCGATTAGGCATACAACAATTTGATTGAGAGAAAACATGCCAAGTATTTCTGAATTTTAGAGCACCTGTAATACTTCATTAAGTGGAAAGTTGTTTCCAGgagtagtttaaaatatttaaaacattctctAACTTTTAAAGGTTTGATCTtcacaaaggaataaagaagagCCATCTttatataatgttaatatttgcttttgtggaAATGCTCTGAGAACATTTTCCATATATTCTCTATTTCTAAATTTCACATATTCATGCTGGggatatttgttgtttttgtatgcACACATTCTTTCCCCacttttttatgttataaaacatTTCCCCCATTTGGAAAAATACCCTCCTTTGGTCATAGAAGTGGGCATATGACTCAGTCTTGGCTAATCACAGTTCTCTATTTCCTCTGTCACATTGATTGGCTTAGAGATGGCATACAACCCTCGTTGACCCAATTAGAGTTCTTCTCTGATATTCATATATGGAAATGGAAGATAAAGAGGAcacattttgaacattttaagtgGGATAACAGAAGCCTGCCATGCTTTCTTCTATATGCTATAAGGAAGAAGATGTCTTCAATAGAACAGAAGAAAGCCTACACACAGAAGCACAAGCAAGAAACAGGGAAAGACATGGAAGAGTCAGGGTggcatattttaagtatttagatTCCCTGACACCAGATCCTGACATTCTCAATTACACAAGCCAATACAGTCCCTTTTTCACTTAAGTTAGTTTGAGTTGGGTTTATATCACTGGCATTTGAAAGATTCTGAGTAAAGCATATCAAGTATTTATGAAGTCAACTCTATGATAGATACtgagcagaaaaagagaaatgagacttTGGACCTGCGCTGGAGGAACTTGCGATATTTTTCCTTAAGAAGTATTCCAAATCATTTGGTGATTTACCCAACATTATAGGGTAGTTTTGGGGGTGAACATGTGTCTAGGAATAGAAGTTTTATCGACTGTAGTCAAACAAGAAATAATTCACACTATTTGGCAGATGTTTTAACTCTGTGAATTGCAAGATTTCAGGGATGTTAACACTCAAATCTATACTTACTCAATGTTACCTCACTAACTGTATTGTGAACAACAATGCCAGGGCAGTGGGGATACAAAGTTAAATGAGAAGGAGCCTCTGCTCTCAAACACCTCAAAGTCTAGGAGAGAAGGCACACATTTGAACAACTAACTGCACAGTCGTGCAATCCTAAAAGAAGACAAAGTTTCATAGACAGATGTAGCATGGGAAGGGTGAAGGCTTTCTTTTAGACCTGGTCTAAAAGACCTGGGGCATCTAGCAAGTTGGCAGTGTTTGCTGATTGAGGGCCACTTCGTACAGAATCGGGGTGAAAAGCCAGAGTGGGCCTGGAGAGGTATCCGGCCATTTGTCTGCATGGTCAGGAAGGAAAACCCAGGCAGTGAGAGAGCTTGTTGATCGTGTGGCCCGCAGTCAACTTTGTGCCcagaaaccaagaaaataaaatgtcagtcaaataaaatatgttggtTTCCATCAGACATGaaccaaatatataatttaaattctacAGTAAAATcttctcatgaaaaaaaaatacaggcaacAGCACTGTGTTTAGATATTAGGAACTCCAAAATTTCACCCAGAGTTCTCTTTCACCCCCATTAAAAAGCAAAGCATATTTCTGATGTGACTGTTACATTTTGTTGTACCAGGACTGCTGACCTGATGTTCCTGCTAAATATTGACACAGACCAACTGACTCATGTTTATGTTGAAGAGTTTAGAAAATGAAGGAACTCAGTGACTGGGATACACTGTGGATTGCAGTGCATATCCAAATCTTCCATAGTTTCAAGTGCACACTTGCGTTACCACATTTAACTATGTGAAGGGGAGATGTTTTTCTTCACTGGGCTGTTCTTTTAAGCATTGCTTCTTCCCTGTGCTTAATATTCTGTGCTAAATGAATGACCTTTTATTATGTGTCAGGATgttcagagaaatatttttttacaaaaagaacaGAGTAAGAAATTTGGAGGTGTTCTAAATTTTAAGTCTACAAACCCCTTCCAACGGATCTGACCCATGATACATACAAATAATAAAGCCTTGGTTGACTATTTGGAGGTAATTTAAACCCCAACCCAGATCCTGAAAGAGTAGGACTAATGTTCCACTggcttaaaatgaaaacttcctgTTACTAGGAAACCTGAAGACAAGTTGCATGATTTTAAGTACTATGTACCAGTCATTCATCAATGCGAGGCAAACTCGCGGGGATTTTGCCAAGTTGGCACACTTGCCATCAGAACCCAATCTAAGGACAAACTTAATAACCCATCATATCCCCTGAGCCCCCAGCGAAAAGCCTTCCTTGTGAGTCTCTGGCTCCCAGCCCCTGGCTCGGCCACAACGGAGCGCTGTGCTCTGCGGAGGGCAGGGCTGCGAGGCAGCGCTCCCCGGAGTCGCGCAGAAGGGGCTTATTGAGCGGCGCTCGCCCGGGTCCCGCGCCGGCTCGCAGCCCACTACAGCCCACCCGAGGCTGGGAGCCGGCGCCGGACTCGCAGGAACACCCGGAGGCGGGGAGCAAGCGGCGAGCAGGAACAATTTAAGGGACTCACCTGTTTCCCGGCGTGACCTGACTGTAAGTCGCGACCGCAGCAGTTGCCTGAAAGTGCCAACTCCACGCGGCGCCCGAGCCTAGGGAGCGCGGAGCCTGCATTCCCGCTGCAGACTCCGCCTCCTTGTCAATTGCTGGTTTAGCGCCACCTGTGGGTGCGTGGCATCTGCACCGCTCCTGCCTCGGATGGGCTGTCCTCGCAGGTTCCAGTCCCCGAATTGAGGATTTCCCCTATATTGCAACTGGCGGCTCCCgttttccccccgcccccaatagGCATGTCCTCCGCCTGAGGTCGGCTACGCTCCCTACCCCCCAC belongs to Rhinolophus ferrumequinum isolate MPI-CBG mRhiFer1 chromosome 20, mRhiFer1_v1.p, whole genome shotgun sequence and includes:
- the STEAP1 gene encoding metalloreductase STEAP1, coding for MESRLNITNQEELWKMKPSRNLEEDDCLNKDSGETSMLKRPGLLHSHQATYSDQFDCPQELQHQQELFPKWRLPIKIAAVVSSLTFLYTFLREVIHPFVTSHQQYFYRIPILVINKVLPMVSITLLALVYLPGVIAAIIQLRNGTKYKKFPHWLDRWMLTRKQFGLLSFFFAVLHAIYSLSYPMRRSYRYKLLNWAYQQVQQNREDAWIEHDVWRMEIYVSLGIVALAILALLAVTSIPSVSDSLTWREFNYIQSKLGIVTLLLGTIHALIFAWNKWVDIKQFVWYTPPTFMIAVFLPTVVLISKAILFLPCLRKKILKIRHGWEDVTKINKTEISSQL